From Pedobacter aquae:
AACGTTGTAAGTGCTGCTGGCGCTCCGCATAGGTTTACATCAAACGGTATAAAAGAAGCTATTAAAGAGGCTGGTTTTGAGCCACAGCTAAGAAATCAGTTGTACGAGTGGAGAACCGAGGAAAAAGACATCCTTCAACAAGAAATTAACTATTAATTTTATTTTTCTTTGTAGCACATGAGCATGACAGAAAAATATATTGAGGCGCTTATTTTTGCTTCTGATACCAGCATACGCTTAGAAGAGATTGTAGCTTGTTTGCAAATAACGCTACAAGAAGATATCAGCGATGCAGAAGTGCTTACGCATATAAACAACATCCAAAGTAGATATGCTCAAGAAGAATCTGCTATAGCGCTGGCTAAAACGGGTGGAGGCTATCAGTTTCTCACTAAAAAAGAAACTCAACCCATATTACAACAGCTTTATATACAACGTTCTAAGAAAAAATTGAGTCAGGCATCTTTAGAAACCTTAGCTATTATTGCTTACAGACAACCTATAACCAAACTAGAAATAGAACAAATTAGGGGCGTAAGCTGCGATTATACCATTCAAAAATTATTAGAAAAAGATTTTATCACCATTGCTGGCAAGGCTAATAGCCCTGGCAGGCCAATCTTATATAACTTAAGTGCTTATTTCTTAGACTATTTCGGTATAAACTCAGTATTAGACCTTCCTCAGTTAAAAGATTTAGAGAGTACAGAGTCATCAGAAATAGGTGAAAAAAATGAATAATTTATGCTTTTGATTTTTTGAAATTAGAATTTCCTTCTATTTTTGAGACATAATTTCACAACAAAAACAAAAAAATTGTTGTTTAAATATTTATAAAATCTTATTAACTTTAATAGAGCTAAGAGTAAAATTTAAATTCATGAAAACTCCTAAAAAACCAGTATCGAAGAACAGTGAGAACTCGGGGATAGAACAACCTGAAGACTCTAAAGCAAACAACAAATTCATGGATGAAGAAGAAGATGAGTTTGATCTCCCTATAGATGATTTGGGAGCTATAGATGATTTTAACGATTTTGATGACGATGATGATTTCTAAACATCACTGATAAAATATATTTATAAGCATTTCAATATGGAATGCTTTTTTATTTCTGCTTAATATTTCATAATGCTGATAAAAGAGGTAAGCTCTACAAAAGACAAAAAACAGTTTTTAGACATTGCAAAGGCTATTTATAAAGACGACGAACATTGGGTTTGCCCATTAGACCAAGATATTGAAGCTGTATTTGACCCTAAGAAGAACAATTTCCATAACCACGGCAAGGTAACCCGCTGGCTTTTGTTTGATGGCGATAGATGCATTGGTAGAATTGCAGCCTTTATAAATGATAAAAAAGCTTACACTTTTGAACAAGCAACAGGCGGCATAGGTTTTGTAGAGTGTATTGATGATCAAGAAGCTTTTAAATTATTATTTGATACCGCCCAAAGCTGGCTAAAAAGCCACGGCATGGAAGCTATGGATGGCCCTATTAATTTTGGTGAAAACGATAACTTTTGGGGTTTATTGATAGATGGTTATACGCATCCTTCTTACGGAATGAATTACCATATGCCCTACTATAAAAAACACTTCGAAGATTATGGCTTTAAAACCATGTATGAGCAAATTACCAATCATTTAGAGCTAAAAACACCTTTTCCAGAGCGTTTTACCAAGATTGCCAATTGGGTTTCTAAAAAAGATGGTTATAGTTTCAAATTTCTTGATACAAAGCAATTTGAAAAATTTGCTGCAGATTTTATGGAGATATATAACGATGCATGGAAAAGCTTTCCAAACTTCTCTCCTATTAAACACCAAACAGTATTAGAAAGCTTTAATAAAATGAAGCTAATCATGGATCCAAAGCTTATTTGGTTTGCTTATGTTAATGATGAACCTGCATCTTTTGTGGTTATTTTACCAGACGCTAACCTCATGATTAAGCCTCTTAAGGGTAAATTAGGATTAATAGAAAAACTAAGGTTCCTTTATTATAAAATGAAAGGTGTAAACAGAATGCGAGCTATTGTAATGGGAACTAAAGAAAAATTCCAGAAACATGGGTTAGAATCTGCACTTTTCATCAAATTAAAAGAATATGTCATCCCGATGAACCAATACGAAGAGCTAGAACTTTCTTGGGTAGGAGATTTTAATGATAAAATGCTATCACTTCATGAAGCAACAGGTGCCAAATTTGGCAAGAAGCATGCTACCATGCGCTATATATTCAAATAAAAAAAGAGGCTGTCTCAAAAATAGTATCTGTCACATTGAGCGGAGTCGAAATGTTCTCTGATATGCTTAGAAAAGGCTTCGACTCCGCTCAGCCTGACACAAAATGGTAATTTGAGACAGCCTCTTGTTTTATGTCTTACTTATGCAAAAGATTTCATGTTTCTAATCTCTTCATAAAGCTCAATTACTTTTTTCTGAAGATCAATAACTTCTGTTTCTCTTTCTTGCAACTTCTTAGTAATCACCTCTAGATCAGATGCATACTTTAACTCCTGTTCAGGATCGTTGTAAGTTAACAATTGTACTACTGTCATATCAAATAAAGCAGAAATTTGCTCTAATCTTGATAAATTAACATCTGTAATTCCTGTTTCAATTTTTGAAAACGCAGGAATAGAAATATCCAATTGTTTAGAAACATCTTCCTGGCTCCACCCTTTTTGGTGTCTTAATAATCTGATTTTTTTACCTAATAACTTCATCTTTAACCTTACTAAAAAACTTTTTTAACTTCTAAATTTATAAAAAATTTAATAAGCATCAAAAATAAAATGAAAATTAATTGAGTAGCAATTTATTTGCCAATGTAACTAAATCAATACCTCCAAAATTACCTGAGCTCATTAATAACAGATTAACATCTCTTAACTGAAACGTTAATAAGTGTTCTTTTATTTTTTCAGGCTGATTAAAAAATTTTATCTCCTTTGATTTAAAAGCATTCAAGATTTCTTCTTCTGTAAAAGCTTGCATCCCTTTCTGTTTTAATGTTTTATCATCAATAAAGACAATAGCATAATCAGCTTGGTTTAATGTATACGCATATTCATTTAAAAAGTTTCTATTTAAACTAGAAAAAGTATGCAATTCTATACAAGCAATTAATTTTCTTTCTGAATATTGTTCTTTAACAGCTCCAACTGTAGCTTTAAGTTTAGATGGCGAGTGTGCAAAGTCTTTATAAATAACGGTATTATCATTTTCTGCCAGCTTTTCTAATCTTCTAGCAGCACCTTTAAAAGACTGAATGGCTTCATAAAACTCATCATTTGAAATACCAGCCTCTAAACATGCTAACCTAGCCGCGTTTAAATTCATGAGATTATGCGCACCAAATATTTCTAAAGGCAATTTTTTATTTTCATTTACTAAAAGAAAAGTCTTACCCGATTTTATAACAGCCTCATGTGCTTGGTATGGATAAACTTTTAAAGATTTATCACCCTTATAATCGCTTACTAAAGTTTTAAGTGCTACATCATCTTCACAATAAATTAATGTTCCGTTTGGTTCTATCGTATCAATAAACTTTGTAAACTGTTCTTTGTAATTTTCAAAAGTTGGAAAAACGTTAATATGATCCCATGCTACTCCACTTATGATACCTACATGTGCTTTATATAAGTGAAACTTAGGCCTTCTATCAATTGGCGATGCTAAGTACTCATCTCCTTCGATAATAATTAATGGAGCATCAGATAAGCCAACCATATTATCAAAACCTTCTATTTGTGCACCTACCAAGTAATCAAAGTCCTTTTTATGATATTTTAAAACATGAAGAATCATGGAAGTAATGGTTGTTTTACCATGACTACCTCCAATGACAATCCTTTTTTTCTGTTTTGATTGCTCATAAATATACTCCGGATAAGAAAAAATAGGAATATTCAATTCCTGAGCTTTTAAAAGTTCAGGATTGTCTGCTTTAGCATGCATACCAAGAATAACTGCATCAAGTTTGTCACTTATATTTGCTTCATTCCAGCCCTCTTCTGCTGGTAGCAAACCATGTTTTGCTAACCTAGATTTTGATGGTTCAAAAACAACATCATCAGAACCTGTAACCTTAAATCCTTTTAAATGTAGTGCTATTGCTAAATTATGCATAGCCGCACCACCAACGGCAATAAAATGTACTCTCAAAATTTTTTACTTTATAAATTTAGCAGAAACCCAATTGTTTAACTCTTTATGCGATATAAATTTCAAATCATGCTTTCTAGCTTCATCAATAATGATTTCTAAATCTGGCTCTTTGTAGAAACCACTCATAAAAAGCTCGCCACCTTCTTTTAGCGCTGTAGCATAACGGTCTATTTGTTCTAACAGAATATTTCTATTGATATTAGCCAAAATAACATCATAAATTTTATTTGGGATAGCTTCTTTAGAACCACAAATAGCAGTAAGATTTTGTATATCATTTAATGCTGCATTTTCCAATGCGCTATCATAACTCAATTCATCATAATCTATAGCGTCTACTTCTTTTGCACCTAATTTAGAAGCCAGAATAGCCAAAATACCTGTACCGCATCCCATATCTAAGATATTTTTATCCTTTAGTTCTGTTTCTAACAACCATTCTAACATTAAAACAGTTGTTTGATGATGCCCTGTGCCGAAAGCCATTTTAGGGTCTATCACAATTTCATAAGGGAAGTGTGGCTTAGACTCATGAAAAGTTGCTCTGATGTAAACTTGATTAGCCAATTCTATTGGAGAAAAATTACTTTCCCACACTTCATTCCAATTTTTTTGTGGAATCAAATTAACATCATACTTAAAAGTAAACATTTCATGGTATGCGCTTAAAGCTTGATCTACATGATCTTTATTAAAATCTACCGATTTGATATAGGCTTTAAAACCTAAATCTGTTTCTTCAAAAGTATCAAAACCTATTCCTGCAAGCTCATTAATTAATAAGTCTTGATGAAAATCTTCGGCAGAAATAAGGGTAAATACCAGTTCGTAATAGTTCATGATGTTGAATTTATGGCAAAAAAAAACTTACAGCTATTAATAAATATACTGTAAGTTTTGAAATAATAAGATTAAGATTATGAATTGAAAACTTTTACGATATCTAAAAAGTCTCTTGATTTTAATGATGCGCCGCCAATTAAGCCACCATCAATATCTGCTTGTGAGAATAACTCGGCAGCGTTTTTTGGATTACAGCTACCACCATATAAAATAGTTGTCGCCTCTGCAACAGTTTCACCATATTTTGATGCTATTTCTTTTCTGATAAAAGCATGTACTTCCTGAGCCTGCTCTGAAGAAGCTGTAACCCCTGTACCAATAGCCCAAACAGGCTCATAAGCAATTACTAATTTTGAAAAATCTGCTGCTGATAAATGGAAAGTTGCCTCTGCTAATTGAGATTTAATGATATCGAAATGCTTACCACTCTCGCGTTCTTGCAAAGTTTCACCAATACAAAATATAGGCTTTAGGTTGTTCTTTAAAGCTACATCGGTTTTCTTTGCTAATAGCGCATTATCTTCACCAAAATACTGGCGACGTTCTGAGTGACCTAAAATCACATACTGAACACCAATAGATGTTAGCATACCAGCAGAAATTTCACCTGTATAGGCACCAGCTTCTTCCTGATGACAGTTTTGTGCACCAACAGAAACCTTTTGGTTACCTTTACCTAAAGCTACTAAGCTATGTAAATGAACAAAAGGAGCACAAACCACAACTTCTTGTTGGCCTTGTACCTCATCATTTACCATATTTACTACCTCAGAAAATAAGCTCATTCCTTCGGTATAATCTTTATTCATTTTCCAGTTTCCTGCAACTATTTTTTTTCTCATTTTAAAATCTTCTGTATGCTTCTGTATTATTAAAAATATGTGTTAAAATATCTTTTTCAACATCGTTAAAAACGCTGCCTCTTCTTTTGTAAACTTCTTCTGCGGTGGTAAACATTTTCTTTAACTGGTAAACCTCAAACCCATGCGAACCTCCCCAAGCAAAATCAGGCACAAAATTTCTAGGGAAACCAGCACCAAATATATTAGCACTTACTCCAACTACAGTTCCGGTATTAAACATGGTATTGATACCGCATTTAGCATGGTCTGCCATAATTAAGCCGCAAAATTGCAAGCCTGTTTTTCTAAATCTCTGGCTATTATAATTCCATAATTTCACCTCGTCATAATTATTTTTGAGGTTAGAATTGTTAGAATCTGCACCTATATTACACCACTCTCCTAAAACTGAATTTCCTAAATAACCATCATGTCCTTTAGACGAACGTCCCCAGATAACGGCATTATTAATCTCTCCTCCTACTCTAGAATAAGGGCCAATAGTTGTACCTCCATATATTTTTCCTCCCATTTTCACTTGGGAATCATGACAAAGTGCAAAACTGCCTCTTATATGTGTACCTTCCCATACCTGAGCATTTTTACCCAAGTAAATAGGCCCATTTTTGGTATTAAACGACGAACACTCTGCTTCAACACCTTCCTCAACAAAAATATGCTCGCCTATTATGGTATTGGTACTACTTAAGGTAGCTGATGTTCTGTTTTTGGTTAACAAATCAAAATCTGCTCTTATCTCTTGGTCGTTATATTTAAAAATATCTTCTGGATAAACCAATTTAGTAAAAGTACCATCAAAATTTGCCCGAGCGTATTTGCCTAAATCTTGAAGATTAAAAGCATTTGCATCTGTATCAGCTAATTTAATAGCTAGGACAACATCATCTTTCACTAAAAGCTCCGCATCTTTTAAAGCATCAATAGCTTCTAGTAGGGGCTGATTAGGAAGAACAGAACCATTAATAAAAATATTCTGTTTTTGAATAAGGATTGGATATTTTACCTGAAGGTAGTCTGTAGTTAAGTAGGATGATTCCTGTTGCAGATAGTGCTCCCATTTTTTTGATATGGTGAGTATACCAATTCTAAGATCTGCAACTGGGCGGGTAAATGTCAAAGGGAATAAACTTTCCCTGGATTGATCATCAAAGAGAATGATTGCCATGCTGCAAAAAAACAAAAAAGTCCCGACAAATTAGTCGAGACTTTATAAAAAATATCTTTTTTATAAAATTATTTTTTTGCGTAACGATTTTTGAATTTATCGATACGTCCTGCAGTATCTACTAACTTCATTTTACCAGTATAAAAAGGGTGCGAAGTATGAGAAATCTCTAATTTAACTAGAGGGTACTCATTACCGTCTTCCCATTTAACTGTTTCGTTGGTATTGATACAAGATTTAGTTATAAAAGCATATTCGTTAGACATGTCTTTAAAAACAACTAATCTGTAGTTTGATGGATGCAAATCTTTTTTCATTATATTTCAGTTCCTTTCAGTCCCATTTTTAAGAGGGGCAAATATATTAATTTATTATCTGAATTATCAAATGAATTCTACTTTTTTTTGAATTACCTTATTTCTTGGCAAATTTCTATTAAAACACCATTTGTATTTTTAGGATGTAAGAAGGCAATCCATTTATCATCAGCCCCTTTTCTAGGCTCGGGATTAATAAGTTCATACCCTAAAGCTTGCAATCTTTTTATCTCTTCAAAAATATCATCAACCTCAAAAGCTAAATGATGTACGCCCTCACCTCTTTTATTTAAGAATTTTGCAATAGCACTTTCATCACTTAACGCTGCTAAGAGTTCAACTTTACTTTCTCCCGCTTGTAAGAACACTGTTTTTACTTGTTGTTCTACCACATCTTCCTCTTTATAAACTTTTGTGTTCATGATAGCCTCAAAAACCGGAATAGCATCTTTTAAACTCTTAACTGCAATACCTACATGGTCTAATTTCTTCATACTCAAAATTGCATTTTTATGACCAATTTACCTATATCTAGATAGACAATATATATAACCTCTCCAAAACTTTTTTCTTATCTTTGTTGTTGATTTAAAATAATTCTAAATAATACATAAGATGTTAACTACACCTATATATCTAGATAATAATGCAACAACGCCTATGGACCCAAGGGTTCTTGAAGCGATGCTACCTTATTTCACTCAAAAATTTGGAAATGCTGCTAGCAGAAACCATCCATTTGGTTGGGTTGCAGAAGAGGCTGTTGATTATGCTCGTGAACAAGTTGCAAAATTAATTGGTGCTTCAGAAAAAGAAATTATTTTCACTTCTGGCGCTACAGAATCTGACAACTTAGCTATCAAAGGCGTTTTTGAAATGTATAAAGACAAAGGTAATCATATCATTACCTTAACTACAGAACACAAAGCCGTTTTAGACACTTGTAAACACTTAGAAAAATTGGGCGCTCAGGTTACTTACCTTGAGGTTGAGTCTGATGGTTTGCTAGATTTACAAAAATTAGAGGCTGCTATGACTCCTCAAACCATCTTAGTTTCTGTGATGTACGGAAATAATGAGATTGGGGTTATCCAACCTATCAAAGAAATTTCTGCTATAGCACATAAACATGGTGCGTTATTTTTCTCTGATGCTACACAAGCAGTAGGTAAAATACCTGTAAATGTAAACGAAGATGGTATTGACTTAATGGCCTTTACTGGTCATAAAATGTACGGACCAAAAGGTGTTGGTGCACTTTATGTAAGAAGAAAAAACCCAAGAGTAAAAGTAACATCTCAAATGGATGGTGGTGGCCACGAAAGAGGCATGCGTTCTGGTACATTAAATGTTCCTGGTATTGTAGGCTTTGGTAAAGCCTGTGAACTTTGCCACTTAGAAATGGAACAAGACGCTAAAAGACTTTCTGCTTTAAGAGATAAATTAGAAAATAGCTTACTTACGCTAGAAGAGTCTTACGTTAATGGTAATAAAGAAAGTAGATTGCCACATACTACAAATATCTCTTTTAAATATGTTGAAGGAGAAGGTTTAATGATGGCCATGAAAGATATGGCAGTTTCTTCTGGTTCTGCTTGTACATCAGCTTCTTTAGAACCTTCTTATGTTTTAAAAAATCTTGGTTTATCTGATGATTTAGCACATTCTTCTATCAGATTTGGATTAGGACGTTTCTCAACAGAAGAAGAAGTTGATTTTGCAATAGAAAACACTAAAAAAGCAGTTAATCACTTAAGAGAACTATCTCCTCTTTGGGAAATGTTTAAAGAAGGAATAGACTTAGATTCTATTGAGTGGGCAGAACACTAGTTAAATTACAATTTAGAGATTTACGATTTTAGATTAGACCTGCGTACTAAAAAGCTAAAATCAAAAATTTGAAAATAAAAATAGAATTATAAATTGATTTACGATAAAAAGGCTTAAGTCTAAAATCGTAAATCTTAAATCTTAAATAAAATGGCATATTCAGATAAAGTAATTGACCACTACAGTAACCCAAGAAACGTGGGTACTTTAGATAAAAGCAAAAAAAATGTAGGTACAGGCTTAGTTGGTGCACCAGAGTGTGGCGACGTTATGCGCTTACAAATTGAAGTTGATGACAACAATATCATTACCGATGCAAAATTCAAAACTTTTGGTTGCGGTTCTGCAATTGCTTCTTCTTCTTTAGCTACAGAATGGTTAAAAGGCAAGTCTATTGATGATGCAATTACCATTGATAATATGGATATCGTAGAAGAGTTAGCTTTACCTCCTGTAAAAATTCACTGTTCTGTTTTAGCAGAAGATGCAATTAAATCTGCAATCAATGATTACAGAGTTAAAAATGGTTTACCAGCTTTAGAGTTGGAAAAATCACATCATTAATTTGTATTGCGTATAGCGTAGTGAGACTTCGCAATACTCATTATTTAATACCCAATACTAAAAAATATGGTTACAATAACAGATAAAGCAAAGCAAAAAGTAGAGGAGCTGATGTCAGAAGCTAGCCTCGACAGCTCTTATTTTTTAAGAGTTTCTGTTAAGGGTGGTGGTTGTTCTGGTTTATCTTATAATATGGATTTTGATAACGAATCTCAAACTGGAGACCAAGCTTTTGAAGATAAAGGAGTTAAAATTGTTTTAGACATGAAATCTTTCCTTTATTTGGCTGGCACCGAACTTGATTTTTCTGATGGTTTAAATGGTAAAGGATTTAACTTTATCAATCCAAACGCTAGCAGAACCTGCGGATGCGGTGAAAGCTTCTCTGTATAAAGTATTATTGATATTACAATTTTAAAAGGCATTCTATAAAGGATGCCTTTTGTTGTTTTATTACTTTAAATAACATAATATTGTCTTTAAACAACCAGTTATAAAAAGTCTTTATTAAAATGAGTTTAATAACAGAGAAAACTACCATACCACATTTATTAAGAAATGTGGTAGATAAGATTCACCCAGCTGAGCGTACTTTCCTAAAAAGAAAGGTTAATGATATTTGGGAAGAAATATCTTACCAAAAAACACTAGATAACGCCGATGCAGCATCCTCCTATTTCTTAGAAATGGGAATAAAAAAGGGAGATAGACTTGGCTTTATCTTAGAGAACTGTCCAGAATATGTTTTTTTTGATCAAGGCCTACAACAATTAGGTGCTATAAATACGTCTATCTATCCTACCCTTACAGAACATGAAATAGAATATATCATTAATGATTCTGGCATAAAAATTCTCTTGGTAGGAACTCATTTCTTATTAAAAAAGATTATTAAAATTGCGAATAACTGCCCTTCTTTAATTAGAATAGTAGCCAATTTTGATGATTATCATAAAATAATAGATAAAGCTAATTTGAATGCCGGCGTTATCAGTTTTAACGAACTTTTAAACGAAGGTTTTGCTACAGTAGAAAAAAACAAAGAAGCAATAACGATTGCTAGAGATACTGTTGTACCTACAGATTTATCAGCATTAATTTATACATCAGGTACAACCGGAACACCTAAAGGCGTTATGCTTAGCCACTCTAACTTTGTAGAAAATGTTAAAGTTTGTTTAGAGCAGATTCCTGTTATAGATAAGAATGATTTATTCTTATCCTTCTTACCCCTATCGCATGTTTTTGAAAGAACAGCAACATATCATGTTTGTTGTACTGTAGGTTGCCAAATAGCTTTTGCCCAAAGTTTAGAGCTTTTGGCAAGCAATATGGGCGAAGTTAAGCCAACGGTTATGTCTTGCGTACCCAGATTATTAGAAAAAATACATGATAAGGCTATTAAAGGCGGTACAGCGGCTGGAGGGATGAAAGCCAAAATATTCTTATGGGCTTTAGAAGTTGGACAGGCACATCGTATGGTATTAGAAGCAGGAAAAACACCGGGATTACTATTATCACTTAAACAAAATATTGCAGAGAAGCTTGTTTTTAGTAAAATAAAAGAAAAAACAGGCGGACGTTTAAAATTTATGATTTCTGGTGGCGCTGCTTTACCAAAAAATGTTGGCGAGTTTTTCGGGAACCTAGGTATCAAAATTTTAGAAGGCTTTGGTTTAACAGAAACTTCACCGGTAATGTCTGTAACAGAATATCATCGTCAGGTTTATGGTACTGTAGGTAGGGTAATTCCAGGAATAGAAGTTGGTATACAAGATGTAGAATCAAAAGAATTTGTTACCATACAAACACATAACACCTTTAAGGAGGATAATACCAGTGAAGAAGGAGAAATTTGTGTAAGAGGACATTGCGTGATGCAGGGCTATTGGAATAAGCCTCTAGAAACCGCATCTGTTATTGATACTGATGGCTGGTTCCATACCGGAGATATAGGTAGGTTTTATAAAGGAAACCTGCAAATTACAGACAGGTTAAAGAATATGTTGGTGAATGCCTTTGGGAAAAACATTTATCCAACCCCAGTTGAAAACACTTATTTAAAAAGCCCTAAAATTGAAAGCGTTTTCTTAATTGGAGATAAAAAAGAATACGTTACAGCTATCATCACCCCCGCAAGAGAAACGATGCAGGAAACCTTCAACTTAGCTAACAACTTTTTTGAGCAAGCAGATGTGTTTATTGAAGATGAAGCTATTAATAAATGGATTGAAGATGACATTAAACGCTTCTCTAACGAATTAGCCAAGTTTGAGCGTATCAAAAACTTTAAAATTAAAAGAAACCCCTTTAGTATTGAAGAAGGTGAGATGACACCAACCATGAAAGCAAAGCGTAAGGTGATTGAGAAAAAATACGCTGATGCTATTGAGGATATGTATTTAGAAAAAGCAGACATGGATTAAATCCAGTCTGCTTTTTATTTTTGATTATTTTTCCATGATTTCCATCTTTTCTGCAAAATGGGCACAGTAATCTCTTAAATCTTCAACAATATTTTTTTCTCCTGTAGCTCTTAAAAAGCTATCGGCCATGGTTTGTAAAGTCTCATAAAAGAATCTTTTCATTTCATCTACAGGCATATCTTTAGTCCATAAATCTATTCTTAAACTATTTTTGAAATTATGATCCCAAAGGGCTAGCATCATTGATTTTACTGCTAAAGCTTCTTTGTTTTCTGCATCACTAGATTCCCAAGTAATATTTTCAGGAACATTATTATCGTCTAGCTCTATCGTTAGTTTTATTTCTGCTTTCTTCATATCGTTTGAAAAATTAAAATCATTAAAGTTATGAGTATTATAAAGGAGCCTTGTATTAACCAAAGCCATCTTTTATCAAGAACAAATCTTCTAAAAAGTAAATCGGTAAGCCAAAGAATAACGGCAAGTAATAGTGTAAAAAAAACTTTTGAATTTACGCCTATTCCAGCATTTTTAGAGGCATCAAAACC
This genomic window contains:
- the iscU gene encoding Fe-S cluster assembly scaffold IscU is translated as MAYSDKVIDHYSNPRNVGTLDKSKKNVGTGLVGAPECGDVMRLQIEVDDNNIITDAKFKTFGCGSAIASSSLATEWLKGKSIDDAITIDNMDIVEELALPPVKIHCSVLAEDAIKSAINDYRVKNGLPALELEKSHH
- a CDS encoding HesB/IscA family protein, yielding MVTITDKAKQKVEELMSEASLDSSYFLRVSVKGGGCSGLSYNMDFDNESQTGDQAFEDKGVKIVLDMKSFLYLAGTELDFSDGLNGKGFNFINPNASRTCGCGESFSV
- a CDS encoding AMP-dependent synthetase/ligase, which encodes MSLITEKTTIPHLLRNVVDKIHPAERTFLKRKVNDIWEEISYQKTLDNADAASSYFLEMGIKKGDRLGFILENCPEYVFFDQGLQQLGAINTSIYPTLTEHEIEYIINDSGIKILLVGTHFLLKKIIKIANNCPSLIRIVANFDDYHKIIDKANLNAGVISFNELLNEGFATVEKNKEAITIARDTVVPTDLSALIYTSGTTGTPKGVMLSHSNFVENVKVCLEQIPVIDKNDLFLSFLPLSHVFERTATYHVCCTVGCQIAFAQSLELLASNMGEVKPTVMSCVPRLLEKIHDKAIKGGTAAGGMKAKIFLWALEVGQAHRMVLEAGKTPGLLLSLKQNIAEKLVFSKIKEKTGGRLKFMISGGAALPKNVGEFFGNLGIKILEGFGLTETSPVMSVTEYHRQVYGTVGRVIPGIEVGIQDVESKEFVTIQTHNTFKEDNTSEEGEICVRGHCVMQGYWNKPLETASVIDTDGWFHTGDIGRFYKGNLQITDRLKNMLVNAFGKNIYPTPVENTYLKSPKIESVFLIGDKKEYVTAIITPARETMQETFNLANNFFEQADVFIEDEAINKWIEDDIKRFSNELAKFERIKNFKIKRNPFSIEEGEMTPTMKAKRKVIEKKYADAIEDMYLEKADMD
- the gldC gene encoding gliding motility protein GldC — its product is MKKAEIKLTIELDDNNVPENITWESSDAENKEALAVKSMMLALWDHNFKNSLRIDLWTKDMPVDEMKRFFYETLQTMADSFLRATGEKNIVEDLRDYCAHFAEKMEIMEK